One genomic window of Bartonella sp. JB63 includes the following:
- the rpsA gene encoding 30S ribosomal protein S1 — translation MSQYNPTTADFETLLMESFQTNDLNEGSVVKGRIIAIEKDMAIIDAGLKVEGRIPLKEFGSKGKDGSLQIGDEVEVYIERIENALGEVVLSREKARREESWTRLEEKFNAGTRVEGVIFNQVKGGFTVDLDGAVAFLPRSQVDIRPIRDAAPLMHNSQLFEILKMDRRRGNIVVSRRTVLEESRAEQRSEIVQNLEENQIVEGIVKNITDYGAFVDLGGIDGLLHVTDMAWRRINHPSEILTIGQNIKVQIIRINQETHRISLGIKQLENDPWDSINTKYPVGKKITGSVTNITDYGGFVEIEPGIEGLIHVSEMSWTKKNVHPGKLLSTSQEVEVVVLEIDSSKRRISLGLKQTSENPWIAFANKFPVNSKITGEVKNKTEFGLFVGLEGDVDGMVHLSDLDWNRPGEQVIDTYNKGDTVQAIVLDIDVEKERISLGIKQLSSDKVKEAAASGELRKGTIVTCEVIGINENGIDVKLIEHDLEVTIRRTDLTRDRDEQRPERFAIGQRVDAQVTAFDKKTRKLSVSIKALEIAEEKEAVAQYGSTDSGASLGDILGAALKKQEQD, via the coding sequence ATGTCACAATACAATCCCACTACAGCAGATTTTGAAACCCTTTTAATGGAATCATTTCAAACTAATGACCTTAATGAAGGGTCTGTTGTTAAAGGCCGCATCATTGCAATCGAAAAAGATATGGCAATTATTGACGCTGGTCTTAAAGTAGAAGGACGTATTCCACTTAAGGAATTTGGTAGCAAAGGTAAAGACGGTTCCTTGCAAATCGGTGATGAAGTTGAAGTTTACATTGAACGTATTGAAAATGCGCTAGGTGAAGTTGTGCTATCACGTGAAAAAGCACGTCGTGAAGAAAGCTGGACTCGTCTTGAAGAAAAATTTAATGCTGGCACACGAGTAGAAGGTGTTATCTTTAACCAAGTGAAAGGTGGTTTTACAGTTGATCTCGATGGCGCTGTTGCTTTCTTGCCACGTAGTCAAGTTGATATTCGGCCTATTCGCGATGCCGCGCCTTTAATGCATAATTCACAACTCTTTGAGATTTTAAAAATGGATCGTCGTCGCGGCAATATTGTTGTTTCACGCCGTACTGTATTAGAAGAGAGTCGTGCTGAACAGCGTTCAGAAATTGTTCAAAATCTTGAAGAAAATCAAATTGTTGAAGGTATTGTCAAAAACATAACAGATTATGGAGCCTTTGTTGATCTTGGTGGCATTGATGGTCTTTTGCATGTTACTGATATGGCGTGGCGGCGTATTAACCATCCATCTGAAATTTTAACAATTGGCCAAAATATTAAAGTTCAGATTATTCGCATTAATCAAGAAACACATCGTATTTCGCTTGGAATAAAGCAACTTGAAAATGATCCATGGGATAGTATTAACACCAAATATCCAGTCGGTAAAAAAATTACTGGTTCTGTTACAAATATTACTGATTACGGTGGTTTTGTTGAAATCGAACCAGGAATCGAAGGACTCATTCATGTTTCTGAAATGAGTTGGACTAAGAAGAATGTGCATCCTGGAAAACTGCTTTCCACATCACAAGAAGTAGAAGTTGTTGTCCTTGAAATTGATTCTTCTAAACGCCGTATTTCTCTCGGTTTAAAGCAAACATCTGAAAATCCGTGGATAGCTTTTGCAAATAAATTTCCTGTAAATTCAAAAATTACAGGAGAAGTAAAAAACAAAACAGAATTCGGTCTTTTCGTAGGTCTTGAAGGTGACGTGGATGGTATGGTCCATCTTTCTGATCTTGATTGGAATCGTCCCGGTGAACAAGTTATCGACACCTATAACAAAGGTGACACCGTTCAAGCCATTGTTCTTGATATTGATGTTGAAAAAGAACGTATTTCTTTAGGAATTAAACAGCTTTCCAGTGACAAAGTGAAAGAAGCAGCAGCGTCTGGTGAATTACGTAAAGGTACTATTGTTACATGTGAAGTCATAGGAATTAATGAAAATGGCATTGATGTAAAACTTATTGAACACGATCTTGAAGTAACAATCCGCCGCACTGATTTGACACGTGATCGTGATGAACAACGTCCTGAGCGTTTTGCTATTGGACAAAGAGTTGATGCTCAAGTCACTGCATTTGATAAAAAAACCCGTAAGCTTTCAGTATCGATCAAAGCCTTAGAAATCGCAGAAGAAAAGGAAGCTGTTGCTCAATATGGCTCTACAGATTCAGGAGCTTCTCTTGGTGATATTCTTGGCGCAGCTTTAAAAAAGCAAGAACAAGATTAA
- the cmk gene encoding (d)CMP kinase, protein MKPFIIAIDGPAASGKGTLANQIATHYHLHHLDTGLIYRSIGYFLLKQNLALDDEINAVAYAKKLDLNALNSDLLTSPDISEAASKIATIPAIRKILVSKQRDFSQKLPGSVLDGRDIGTVVCPHADIKFYVLANAQTRAKRRYQEILKKGGRADYREILINLEQRDKRDMTRKHSPLKPAKNAHLLDTSELSIKEVLETACTFIDPLIKNHAVK, encoded by the coding sequence TTGAAACCTTTTATTATTGCAATTGATGGCCCAGCAGCTTCTGGAAAAGGGACTTTGGCAAATCAAATCGCTACCCATTACCATCTTCATCATTTAGATACTGGTCTAATTTATCGTAGTATTGGTTATTTTCTCTTAAAACAAAATTTGGCCTTAGATGATGAAATAAACGCTGTTGCATATGCTAAAAAACTTGATCTTAATGCTCTAAATTCAGATCTTCTTACTTCTCCTGATATCAGTGAAGCCGCATCAAAAATAGCGACTATACCAGCTATCCGTAAAATTCTTGTTAGCAAACAACGTGACTTTTCTCAAAAATTACCAGGAAGCGTGCTCGATGGCCGTGATATTGGTACTGTTGTCTGTCCTCATGCAGATATAAAATTTTATGTCTTAGCGAATGCTCAAACACGTGCAAAACGCCGCTACCAAGAAATTTTAAAAAAAGGAGGACGAGCAGATTATCGTGAAATTCTGATCAATCTTGAACAACGTGACAAACGTGATATGACTCGAAAACATAGTCCTTTAAAACCAGCTAAAAACGCCCACTTGCTTGACACATCAGAATTGAGTATAAAAGAAGTATTGGAAACTGCGTGCACCTTTATTGATCCTCTTATAAAAAACCATGCAGTTAAATAA
- a CDS encoding TIGR02300 family protein gives MAKPELGTKRVDPETGKKFYDLNRDPIVSPYTGLSYPRSYFEVAAAEASNEEEVDTEELDTALEKSAFMLLEEDVDVSKDDELPDLDDGDVDLGDDDTFLSHDESDEDDDVADILGNGVSNDDDV, from the coding sequence ATGGCAAAACCAGAACTTGGAACCAAACGTGTTGACCCGGAAACGGGAAAGAAATTTTATGATCTTAATCGTGACCCTATTGTGTCACCTTACACAGGACTTTCTTATCCACGCTCTTATTTTGAGGTTGCAGCGGCTGAAGCAAGTAATGAAGAAGAGGTGGATACTGAAGAGCTTGATACAGCACTTGAGAAGTCTGCCTTTATGTTACTTGAAGAAGATGTCGATGTATCTAAAGATGATGAGCTCCCTGATTTAGATGATGGCGATGTAGATCTTGGCGATGATGATACATTTTTGTCTCATGACGAAAGCGATGAAGATGATGATGTAGCTGATATTCTTGGCAACGGGGTTTCTAACGATGATGATGTTTAA